A stretch of the Aspergillus puulaauensis MK2 DNA, chromosome 6, nearly complete sequence genome encodes the following:
- the rrp3 gene encoding RNA-dependent ATPase RRP3 (COG:A;~EggNog:ENOG410PF8V;~InterPro:IPR027417,IPR001650,IPR014014,IPR014001, IPR011545;~PFAM:PF04851,PF00270,PF00271;~go_function: GO:0003676 - nucleic acid binding [Evidence IEA];~go_function: GO:0004386 - helicase activity [Evidence IEA];~go_function: GO:0005524 - ATP binding [Evidence IEA]), translated as MSALKRRKVTQKQQERDSDSDAESTSSRESVKDDQQTSGEEPETAKTFQELGIIEQLCEACETMGYKAPTPIQSQAIPLALEGRDVIGLAETGSGKTAAFALPMLQSLMESPQTLFGLVLAPTRELAYQISQSFENLGSTIGVRCAVIVGGMDMVSQSIALGKKPHIIVATPGRLIDHLENTKGFSLRNLKYLAIDEADRLLDMDFGESIDKILKVLPKESRHTYLYSATLSSKVESLQRASLSNPVRVSVSSKYQTVSTLKSSYICIPHKHKNLYLVYLLNEFAGKSAIIFTTTVHETQRVAFMLRALGFGAIPLHGQLSQSARLGALGKFRSRSRDILVATDVAARGLDIPSVDVVFNFDLPMDSKTYIHRVGRTARAGKSGVAISFVSQYDIEVWLRVETALGKKLPEYDTEKEEVMVIAERVAEASRQATIEMKSFDEKRGGRGKKFGKGKRSRDDMDQEEG; from the exons ATGTCGGCACTAAAAAGGCGCAAGGTTACCCAGAAACAACAGGAGCGCGATAGCGACTCCGATGCCGAGTCGACCAGCTCTCGCGAATCCGTCAAGGATGACCAACAGACCTCCGGCGAAGAACCAGAGACGGCTAAAACCTTTCAAGAGCTAGGAATCATTGAGCAGCTATGTGAGGCCTGTGAGACTATGGGCTACAAGGCCCCGACTCCCATTCAGTCGCAGGCAATTCCACTAGCACTTGAAGGTCGTGATGTGATCGGTCTTGCGGAAACAGGAAGTGGGAAGACGGCCGCCTTTGCCCTCCCAATGCTCCAAT CTCTTATGGAATCGCCCCAGACGCTTTTTGGTCTCGTTCTCGCGCCCACTCGAGAGCTCGCATATCAAATATCCCAATCCTTCGAGAACTTAGGTTCAACAATCGGAGTCCGCTGTGCCGTTATCGTCGGAGGCATGGACATGGTATCCCAGTCCATCGCACTCGGAAAAAAGCCTCACATCATTGTCGCAACGCCGGGTCGACTCATAGATCACCTGGAAAATACAAAAGGCTTCTCCCTCCGAAATCTCAAATACCTCGCCATCGACGAAGCAGATCGTCTCCTAGACATGGACTTCGGCGAGTCGATCGATAAAATCCTCAAAGTCCTTCCCAAAGAATCCCGCCATACTTATCTATACTCTGCGACGTTAAGCTCCAAAGTCGAGTCCCTACAACGCGCATCGCTCTCCAACCCCGTCCGCGTTTCCGTCTCAAGCAAATACCAAACCGTCTCTACCCTAAAGTCATCTTACATCTGCATTCCGCACAAGCACAAGAATCTGTATCTTGTATACCTGCTCAACGAATTTGCCGGAAAGTCGGCTATCATCTTTACGACAACCGTTCATGAAACCCAGCGTGTGGCCTTCATGCTCCGAGCTCTAGGCTTCGGCGCAATCCCCCTCCACGGCCAACTCTCCCAGTCCGCGCGTCTGGGCGCCCTAGGAAAATTCCGCTCTCGCAGCCGTGACATCTTGGTTGCGACAGATGTCGCCGCCCGTGGTCTCGATATCCCCTCTGTCGATGTTGTATTTAACTTCGATCTGCCGATGGACAGCAAGACATATATTCACCGTGTTGGCCGTACAGCGCGTGCAGGGAAAAGTGGTGTGGCTATTAGCTTTGTCAGTCAATATGATATTGAAGTCTGGCTCAGAGTCGAGACTGCGctggggaagaagctgcCGGAGTATGATACTGAAAAGGAAGAAGTAATGGTTATAGCAGAGCGCGTTGCGGAGGCTTCACGGCAGGCCACCATTGAGATGAAGAGCTTTGATGAGAAGAGGGGGGGCAGAGGGAAGAAGTTCGGTAAAGGAAAACGTTCAAGGGATGATATGGATCAGGAGGAGGGTTAA
- the agm1 gene encoding phosphoacetylglucosamine mutase PCM1 (BUSCO:EOG092621YU;~COG:G;~EggNog:ENOG410PHNA;~InterPro:IPR016657,IPR036900,IPR016055,IPR005844, IPR005843,IPR016066;~PFAM:PF00408;~go_function: GO:0000287 - magnesium ion binding [Evidence IEA];~go_function: GO:0004610 - phosphoacetylglucosamine mutase activity [Evidence IEA];~go_function: GO:0016868 - intramolecular transferase activity, phosphotransferases [Evidence IEA];~go_process: GO:0005975 - carbohydrate metabolic process [Evidence IEA];~go_process: GO:0071704 - organic substance metabolic process [Evidence IEA]) yields MASPEVKKAIAEAASQYAKPEGKVFQYGTAGFRMRADLLNTVVFAVGLLAGLRSKKLSGQWVGVMVTASHNPAEDNGVKLVDPMGEMLEAEWEAYATKLANAPMESIADVYDELIKEIDVSMDNPARVVFARDTRASGSRLVGVLNTALTATEVEFVDLKYMTTPQLHYVVRCKNTLGTQYEYGEPTEQGYYEKLAASFKRVMRGVRVNGSLTVDCANGVGGPKLRELIKYLHGAEEGGVDIKIVNDDVINPDSLNFDCGADYVKTKQRAPPSSKASTLDRCASLDGDADRLIYYFIDESNVFRMLDGDRIATLAASFIGDLARSAGIANKLKIGVIQTAYANGSSTDYIEKVLKLPSVCTNTGVKHLHHAALRFDVGVYFEANGHGTVTFSENALKTIKTTEPQSPAQKRALECLDALTDLINQAVGDALSDFLLVETILAHKGWTPTEWLATYTDLPSRLVRVEVADRSIFKAYDAERKLESPPGLQPKIESLQSRYNKGRSFARASGTEDAVRVYAEAASRSEADDLATRVANAVRDAGTKEVIQ; encoded by the exons ATGGCGTCCCCTGAAGTTAAGAAGGCGATCGCAGAGGCCGCATCACAGTATGCGAAGCCTGAAGGGAAGGTTTTCCAGTATGGTACTGCCGGA TTTCGCATGAGAGC GGATTTGCTTAACACAGTTGTTTTTGCCGTTGGATTACTCGCCGGTCTTCGCTCCAAGAAACTCAGTGGGCAATGGGTTGGCGTTATGGTCACTGCCAGTCACAACCCTGCGGAGGACAATGGTGTCAAGCTGGTTGATCCTATG GGCGAAATGTTAGAG GCCGAGTGGGAGGCGTATGCGACAAAACTTGCGAATGCTCCAATGGAGTCCATTGCCGATGTATACGATGAACTCATCAAGGAGATTGATGTCAGCATGGATAATCCGGCCCGTGTTGTCTTTGCTCGCGATACCCGCGCATCTGGCTCTCGTCTTGTGGGAGTCCTTAATACTGCTCTTACCGCCACCGAAGTCGAGTTTGTTGACTTGAAATATATGACAACCCCCCAGCTTCACTATGTCGTCCGGTGCAAGAACACATTAGGAACACAATATGAATATGGCGAACCCACTGAGCAAGGGTACTATGAGAAACTCGCCGCTTCTTTCAAGAGAGTCATGCGGGGTGTTAGAGTTAATGGTTCACTGACCGTCGATTGCGCAAACGGTGTCGGTGGCCCGAAGCTGAGAGAACTTATCAAGTATCTACATGGGGCTGAGGAAGGCGGTGTTGATATCAAAATAGTGAATGACGATGTCATCAACCCGGACAGCCTAAACTTTGAC TGTGGTGCCGACTATGTAAAGACGAAGCAGCGTGCCCCTCCTTCATCAAAGGCGTCTACTCTCGATCGCTGTGCCTCTCTAGATGGGGACGCGGATCGACTTATCTATTATTTCATTGACGAGAGCAACGTTTTCCGTATGCTCGATGGCGATCGGATCGCCACTCTCGCAGCTTCATTCATTGGGGACCTCGCGCGGAGTGCGGGTATCGCTAATAAGCTCAAGATTGGTGTTATTCAGACTGCTTACGCCAACGGATCCAGTACAGACTACATCGAAAAGGTCCTAAAGCTCCCCTCTGTTTGCACAAACACAGGTGTTAAACATCTTCACCATGCTGCTTTGCGTTTCGATGTTGGTGTCTATTTCGAGGCGAACGGCCATGGTACAGTCACCTTCTCCGAGAATGCTCTGAAAACCATCAAGACCACTGAGCCCCAATCGCCGGCCCAGAAACGCGCGCTCGAATGCCTCGATGCTCTCACAGATCTGATCAACCAAGCCGTTGGCGATGCTCTCAGTGACTTCCTGCTTGTGGAAACCATTCTTGCTCACAAGGGCTGGACCCCAACGGAGTGGCTAGCCACCTATACTGACCTCCCCTCACGACTTGTTCGTGTGGAGGTTGCTGACCGCTCGATCTTTAAGGCCTACGATGCCGAGCGTAAACTCGAGTCGCCGCCCGGCCTCCAACCCAAGATTGAGTCTCTGCAGTCTCGCTACAACAAGGGGCGGAGCTTCGCCCGCGCAAGTGGTACAGAGGATGCTGTGCGTGTCTATGCTGAGGCTGCAAGCCGATCTGAGGCAGATGACCTCGCCACCCGCGTTGCAAATGCAGTCCGCGACGCTGGTACCAAAGAAGTTATTCAGTAA
- a CDS encoding PGAP3/PER1 family protein (COG:S;~EggNog:ENOG410PID0;~InterPro:IPR007217;~PFAM:PF04080;~SECRETED:SignalP(1-28);~TransMembrane:7 (n10-20c25/26o106-124i145-164o176-199i211-232o238-255i267-287o299-318i);~go_process: GO:0006506 - GPI anchor biosynthetic process [Evidence IEA]) — protein MILRPATRRIGYFFLLFLLATYIQQSTASLGDHLPDFRSCVKICQSENCHDGDSAIPFLLRLMLWSCPAECDYTCQHVVTDRRVARDPPMLSPVVQFHGKWPFRRVLGMQELFSVIFSGLNFLAHWHGMSRLREATPLWHPLQKYYIAFGYCGLAAWTFSMIFHARDFPLTEKLDYYGAGASVLYGLYLATVRIFRLDLEEPRHKPTLRRLWTTICVLLYVIHVCYLSFWSWDYTYNMIANIVVGMIQNTLWIVFSVVRYQKTGKSWTLWPAFIVVWIILAMSLELLDFPPWHALIDAHSLWHLGTVIPCAWWYLYLVKDVQDDMAGQRLKA, from the exons ATGATTCTGCGACCGGCTACGAGGAGGATTGgctacttcttcctcctctttcttttaGCGACTTATATCCAGCAGTCGACTGCGTCGTTAGGGGACCACCTTCCTGACTTTAGATCGTGTGTCAAG ATATGCCAAAGTGAAAATTGCCACGATGGGGACTCAGCCATAC CGTTCCTTCTGCGCCTAATGCTCTGGTCGTGTCCCGCCGAATGTGACTATACTTGCCAACATGTCGTGACAGATCGACGAGTTGCGCGCGATCCACCGATGCTTAGTCCTGTGGTTCAGTTTCATGGGAAATGGCCATTTCGCAGAGTCCTTGGGATGCAAGAGTTGTTTTCGGTTATCTTCTCGGGACTCAATTTTCTTGCACATTGGCATGGGATGTCTCGGCTTCGTGAAGCGACTCCTTTATGGCACCCTCTACAAAAATACTACATCGCGTTTGGATACTGCGGCCTAGCGGCATGGACTTTCAGCATGATCTTTCACGCTCGGGACTTTCCCTTGACTGAGAAGTTAGATTATTACGGGGCCGGCGCCAGCGTACTGTACGGGCTATACCTCGCTACTGTGCGAATCTTCCgtttggacttggaggaacCGAGACACAAGCCGACGCTGCGGCGGCTTTGGACGACAATATGCGTCCTACTCTACGTCATACATGTCTGCTATCTCAGCTTCTGGTCGTGGGACTACACCTACAATATGATTGCAAACATCGTGGTTGGCATGATCCAGAACACCTTGTGGATCGTTTTCAGCGTTGTCCGATACCAAAAAACTGGGAAGTCCTGGACACTTTGGCCAGCATTTATTGTGGTTTGGATTATCCTAGCCATGAGCCTCGAACTCCTAGACTTCCCGCCGTGGCACGCGCTGATTGATGCCCATAGCCTGTGGCATTTGGGAACCGTTATCCCATGTGCGTGGTGGTACCT GTATCTCGTTAAAGATGTCCAAGATGACATGGCTGGCCAAAGGTTGAAAGCTTAA
- the rmtA gene encoding protein-arginine omega-N methyltransferase HMT1 (COG:K,O,T;~EggNog:ENOG410PH9Q;~InterPro:IPR029063,IPR041698,IPR025799;~PFAM:PF13649,PF08241,PF13847;~go_function: GO:0016274 - protein-arginine N-methyltransferase activity [Evidence IEA];~go_process: GO:0018216 - peptidyl-arginine methylation [Evidence IEA]), giving the protein MSETERQDSAAISSSAERMVGMDHAEVRYFTSYDHHGIHEEMLKDDVRTRSYRDSIYQNRHIFKDKVVLDVGCGTGILSMFAVKAGAKHVIGVDMSSIIEKAREIVAVNGLSDRITLLQGKMEEVQLPFPKVDIIISEWMGYFLLYESMLDTVLYARDRYLVPGGKIFPDKATMYLAGIEDGEYKDDKIGFWDNVYGFDYSPMKEIALTEPLVDTVELRAVVTDPCPVITFDLYTVTKDDLAFEVPYSLSVKRSDFIHAVIAWFDIEFGACHKPITFSTGPHAKYTHWKQTVFYLRDVLTVEEEESVSGVISNRPNDKNKRDLDINLSYKLETQDNTRFAQGGCFYRMC; this is encoded by the exons ATGAGCGAAACCGAGAGACAGGACTCTGCTGctatcagcagcagcgctGAGCGTATGGTTGGTATGGACCATGCTGAAGTGCGCTACTTTACGAG TTACGATCACCACG GCATCCATGAGGAGATGCTT AAAGATGATGTCCGGACCAGGTCGTACCGCGACTCCATCTATCAGAACCGCCATATCTTTAAGGACAAGGTTGTTCTCGACGTCGGTTGTGGAACAGGTATTCTCAGCAT GTTTGCTGTGAAGGCTGGCGCCAAGCATGTAATCGGTGTTGATATGTCGTCTATTATCGAAAAGGCCCGTGAAATTGTCGCTGTCAATGGCCTGTCGGATAGGATCACACTCCTTCAGGgaaagatggaagaggttcAGCTTCCTTTCCCCAAGGTCGATATCATCATTTCAGAGTGGATGGGCTATTTCCTTCTCTACGAGAGCATGCTTGATACTGTTCTCTACGCCCGTGACCGATACCTCGTTCCGGGAGGTAAAATCTTCCCTGACAAGGCCACCATGTATCTGGCCGGAATTGAGGACGGCGAGTACAAGGACGATAAGATCGGAT TCTGGGACAATGTGTACGGGTTTGACTATAGCCCCATGAAAGAAATAGCCCTCACGGAGCCCCTTGTCGATACCGTTGAACTTAGAGCTGTCGTTACTGATCCTTGCCCTGTCATCACCTTCGATTTATACACTGTCACCAAGGACGATCTGGCTTTTGAGGTGCCGTACTCGCTTTCCGTGAAGCGCAGCGACTTTATCCACGCTGTTATCGCCTGGTTCGATATCGAATTTGGCGCATGCCACAAACCCATCACATTTTCCACTGGACCTCACGCCAAGTACACTCATTGGAAACAGACTGTGTTCTATCTGCGTGATGTCCTgaccgttgaagaagaagaatctgTATCCGGCGTAATCTCAAACAGGCCAAATGACAAGAACAAGCGGGATCTCGATATCAATCTCTCATACAAGCTTGAGACGCAGGACAATACTCGTTTTGCGCAGGGCGGCTGCTTCTACAGAAT GTGTTAA
- a CDS encoding putative trimethyllysine dioxygenase TmlH (COG:I;~EggNog:ENOG410PG43;~InterPro:IPR010376,IPR038492,IPR003819,IPR012776, IPR042098;~PFAM:PF02668,PF06155;~go_function: GO:0005506 - iron ion binding [Evidence IEA];~go_function: GO:0016491 - oxidoreductase activity [Evidence IEA];~go_function: GO:0050353 - trimethyllysine dioxygenase activity [Evidence IEA];~go_process: GO:0045329 - carnitine biosynthetic process [Evidence IEA];~go_process: GO:0055114 - oxidation-reduction process [Evidence IEA]), translated as MMNRAPLPRALRLPRPAVIPRQHCLSFASRNISTALRPIILDGRPRLSWDQAPPHQLLRWNSSTAGIQDGSSQQTQAPQKTTPMDISQAIPQTTSQNRRRKTYQRQRMRTPTPTPAAEGDPKNFVVLPVSINSYAVTGKSWLRDNCRCPECIHQDTVQRLVDIFSIRENLDISDISADAYGTTVTWSDGHVSKYSYNWLRLYNKMPLEQPRPPHPMRFRDFDSYMPGETKSPTVSYSEVMSSDHGVLNWLEHIYTWGFCFVRGTPVNPEATEALLKRIAYIRHTHYGGFWDFTADLTFKDTAYTNEFLGAHTDNTYFTDPARLQLFHLLSHTDGEGGANLLVDGFKAASTLRKENWKHAQTLQGVTQPYHSSGNENVCIQPAEHFPVFKVHPQNKDFLYQVRWNNYDRSVKWDWTVEDQEAWYDAASHFNEIIQRPNMEIWTQLEPGTALIFDNWRMLHGRSAFTGKRRMCGGYINSDDFLSRYRLLRFGRKSLLHQLGSTKLSRANPYYYM; from the exons ATGATGAACAGAGCACCCCTACCCAGGGCTCTGAGGCTCCCGAGGCCTGCAGT TATCCCCAGGCAACACTGTCTC AGTTTTGCCTCCCGAAATATATCAACTGCTTTGCGACCGATAATCCTAGATGGGCGACCTCGGCTCTCATGGGACCAGGctcctccccatcaactGCTGCGGTGGAATTCTTCGACCGCAGGGATACAAGACGGCTCTTCCCAACAAACGCAGGCCCCACAGAAGACTACTCCTATGGATATTTCCCAGGCAATTCCGCAGACTACTTCCCAGAATAGACGTCGGAAGACATATCAACGCCAACGTATGCGgacgccgacgccgacgccggCGGCTGAAGGTGACCCGAAAAATTTTGTGGTTCTTCCTGTTTCGATCAACTCTTATGCTGTAAC TGGTAAATCGTGGCTGAG GGATAATTGCCGATGCCCAGAGTGTATTCACCAGGACACGGTGCAACGTCTTGTTGACATTTTCTCG ATCCGTGAGAACCTTGATATCAGTGATATCAGCGCTGATGCGTATGGGACAACTGTGACAT GGTCTGATGGACATGTTAGTAAGTACAGTTATAACTGGCTACGTCTTTATAACAAGATGCCACTTGAACAACCTAGACCGCCTCATCCTATGAGGTTCCG CGACTTTGATTCATATATGCCGGGTGAAACTAAGTCCCCAACGGTATCCTACTCAGAAGTCATGTCCAGCGACCATGGGGTCTTGAATTGGTTGGAACATATC TATACCTGGGGTTTCTGTTTTGTTCGAGGCACCCCTGTAAATCCAGAAGCCACCGAGGCCCTCTTGAAGCGGATAGCTTACATTAGGCACACACATTATG GTGGTTTTTGGGATTTCACAGCCGACTTGACTTTCAAAGATACTGCGTATACCAACGAGTTCCTTGGAGCGCACACGGACAACACTTACTTCACAGATCCAGCACGGCTTCAACTATTCCACCTGTTGTCCCACACAGACGGTGAGGGAGGAGCTAACCTACTTGTTGATGGCTTTAAAGCAGCATCAACGCTACGCAAGGAGAACTGGAAACATGCCCAGACTTTACAGGGCGTAACACAACCATACCACTCAAGTGGAAACGAAAACGTTTGCATACAACCCGCAGAGCATTTTCCCGTTTTCAAAGTACATCCGCAGAACAAGGATTTTTTGTATCAAGTCCGCTGGAACAATTATGACAGATCTGTCAAATGGGATTGGACAGTTGAGGATCAGGAGGCCTGGTACGACGCAGCGAGCCATTTTAATGAAATCATTCAGCGACCAAACATGGAAATATGGACTCAGCTGGAACCAGGAACAGCACTGA TCTTTGACAACTGGAGGATGCTTCACGGGCGTTCTGCATTCACTGGGAAACGAAGGATGTGTGGTGGCTATA TTAATAGCGATGACTTCCTTTCTCGATATCGTCTACTCAGATTCGGCCGCAAATCACTACTCCATCAGCTTGGGAGCACGAAACTCTCCAGGGCAAATCCATATTACTACATGTGA
- the RPT5 gene encoding proteasome regulatory particle base subunit RPT5 (COG:O;~EggNog:ENOG410PFP3;~InterPro:IPR041569,IPR003959,IPR027417,IPR003593, IPR032501,IPR003960,IPR035254,IPR005937;~PFAM:PF16450,PF00004,PF17862;~go_component: GO:0005737 - cytoplasm [Evidence IEA];~go_function: GO:0005524 - ATP binding [Evidence IEA];~go_function: GO:0016787 - hydrolase activity [Evidence IEA];~go_function: GO:0016887 - ATPase activity [Evidence IEA];~go_function: GO:0036402 - proteasome-activating ATPase activity [Evidence IEA];~go_process: GO:0030163 - protein catabolic process [Evidence IEA]), with protein sequence MSTLEDLDDLEREERDKKKEQGDGGDDKRPGDDAEMKDADGKKKDEEEELLDEEILSSSTADIVKRRRMLENELRIMKSEYQRLTHEQNTMREKVKDNQEKIENNRQLPYLVGNVVELLDLDVEAEAAEEGANIDLDATRVGKSAVIKTSTRQTIYLPLIGLVDHEKLKPGDLIGVNKDSYLILDTLPAEYDNRVKAMEVDEKPTEKYTDIGGLDKQIEEIVEAIVWPMKEAERFKKLGIKAPKGALMYGPPGTGKTLLARACAAETNATFLKLAGPQLVQMFIGDGAKLVRDCFALAKEKAPSIIFIDELDAVGTKRFDSEKSGDREVQRTMLELLNQLDGFASDDRIKVLAATNRVDVLDPALLRSGRLDRKIEFPLPNEEARANILQIHSRKMTVEDSVNWAELARSTDEFGGAQLKAVCVEAGMIALRKGSSKIGHENYVDAIAEVQAKKKDTNMGIYV encoded by the exons ATGTCGACTTTGGAGGATCTTGACGACCTTGAGCGCGAGGAGagagacaagaagaaggagcaaGGTGATGGCGGTGACGACAAGCGGCCCGGTGACGATGCTGAGATGAAGGATGccgatgggaagaagaaagacgaggaagaagagcttcTAGACGAGGAGATTCTGAGTTCAAGTACAGCGGACATTGTCAAGCGACGGCGGATGCTGGAGAACGAGCTTCGTATAATGAAAAGCGAATACCAGCGGTTGACGCACGAACAGAATACGATGAGGGAGAAGGTCAAGGATAACCAAGAAAAGATTGAGAATAACAG ACAATTGCCATACCTCGTCGGAAATGTTGTCGAGCTACTGGACTTGGACgtcgaagctgaagctgccgAGGAGGGCGCCAATATCGACCTGGATGCTACTCGAGTAGGCAAGTCGGCTGTCATCAAAACGTCGACCCGCCAGACAATCTACCTTCCTCTTATCGGTCTAGTCGACCACGAGAAACTCAAGCCCGGTGACCTTATTGGTGTTAACAAGGATTCATACCTCATTCTTGATACCCTACCAGCCGAATACGACAACCGGGTGAAAGCCATGGAGGTCGATGAGAAGCCCACAGAGAAGTACACAGACATTGGTGGTCTGGATAAGCAGATTGAGGAAATTGTCGAAGCTATAGTATGGCCTATGAAGGAGGCGGAAAGGTTCAAGAAGCTTGGCATCAAGGCGCCAAAGG GTGCCCTTATGTACGGTCCCCCCGGTACAGGAAAGACGCTTCTCGCCCGAGCCTGTGCCGCAGAGACAAATGCAACCTTCCTGAAGCTCGCCGGTCCCCAGCTCGTGCAAATGTTCATCGGTGACGGCGCTAAGCTTGTCCGGGATTGTTTCGCTCTCGCCAAAGAGAAAGCGCCCTctatcatcttcatcgacGAGCTCGATGCCGTGGGAACAAAGCGTTTTGACTCCGAAAAGTCCGGTGACCGTGAAGTTCAACGAACCATGCTGGAACTTCTCAACCAGCTCGACGGTTTTGCCTCCGATGACCGAATCAAGGTCCTTGCCGCCACTAACCGTGTTGATGTTCTCGACCCTGCCCTCCTCCGTTCCGGCCGCCTCGACCGAAAGATCGAATTCCCGCTTCCCAACGAGGAGGCCCGAGCCAACATTCTCCAGATCCATTCGCGCAAGATGACTGTCGAAGACTCCGTCAACTGGGCTGAACTGGCTCGCAGCACGGACGAGTTTGGTGGTGCGCAGTTGAAGGCCGTTTGCGTGGAAGCCGGTATGATTGCCCTCCGAAAAGGCTCGAGCAAGATCGGGCACGAAAATTACGTCGATGCCATTGCCGAAGTccaggcaaagaagaaggatacgAACATGGGTATCTATGTTTAG